The following proteins are co-located in the Solanum pennellii chromosome 1, SPENNV200 genome:
- the LOC107001065 gene encoding protein CLP1 homolog — protein MAYGGTNVNPLAATGGSTTVRQVKLEKECELRVEASADSPLRLRLLTGTAEIFGTEIPPGIWLNFPPRLKFAVFTWYGATIEMDGSTETDYTADETPMISYINVHAVLDGRRNRAKASPSDSDTSQGPRVIVVGPTDSGKSTLSRMLLSWAAKQGWKPTFVDLDIGQGSITIPGCVAASPIELPIDPVEGIPLEMPMVYFFGHVTPSANIDQYKVLVKELAKTLETQFSGNAESRASGMVINTMGWIEGVGYELLLHAIDTFNATVILVLGQEKLCSMLKDVLKNRPNVDVVKLQKSGGVVSRNAKVRQKARGYRIREYFYGSSNDLSPHSNVVNFSDLFIYRIGGGPQAPRSALPIGAEPAADPTRLVPVSISRDLLHLVLAVSYAKEQDQIISSNVAGFIYVTDIDLHRKKITYLAPCAGELPSKNLIVATLTWIEN, from the exons ATGGCTTATGGAGGCACAAATGTCAATCCATTGGCAGCAACAGGTGGTTCAACAACAGTGAGGCAGGTGAAGCTGGAAAAAGAATGTGAGCTCCGAGTTGAAGCCAGCGCTGACTCGCCTCTCCGTCTTCGGCTCCTAACTGGCACGGCTGAGATTTTTGGGACTGAAATCCCTCCTGGAATCTGGCTCAACTTCCCTCCAAGACTTAAATTTGCA GTTTTTACTTGGTATGGAGCCACAATCGAGATGGACGGTTCCACTGAAACTGATTATACAGCAGATGAG aCGCCGATGATAAGCTATATAAATGTCCATGCTGTACTTGATGGACGAAGAAATCGTGCCAAAGCTTCGCCTAGTGATTCCGACACTTCTCAG GGCCCAAGAGTTATTGTTGTGGGACCTACAGATTCTGGCAAGAGTACTCTGTCAAGGATGCTTCTTAGTTGGGCTGCGAAACAGGGATGGAAACCTACTTTTGTTGATTTGGACATAGGTCAAGGATCGATAACTATTCCAGGATGTGTTGCTGCTTCACCAATCGAGTTGCCTATCGATCCAGTTGAAGGAATTCCACTTGAGATGCCTATGGTCTACTTCTTTGGCCATGTGACTCCTAG TGCCAACATAGATCAGTACAAGGTACTCGTCAAGGAGCTTGCTAAGACTCTGGAGACACAATTTTCTGGCAATGCTGAATCTCGAGCTTCAGGCATGGTAATAAATACAATGGGATGGATAGAGGGAGTTGGTTATGAG TTGCTACTCCATGCGATTGATACATTCAATGCCACAGTTATTCTTGTCTTGGGTCAG GAAAAACTTTGCAGCATGCTAAAAGATGTATTGAAGAATCGGCCCAATGTGGATGTGGTGAAACTTCAAAAATCTGGTGGTGTTGTATCAAGGAATGCAAAAGTACGGCAGAAAGCAAGGGGCTATAGAATACGG GAATATTTTTATGGCTCTTCGAATGATCTTTCACCACATTCTAATGTGGTGAACTTCAGTGACTTGTTCATCTACCGAATAGGGGGTGGACCACAAGCTCCACGCTCAGCTTTACCTATTGGTGCAGAGCCTGCTGCAGATCCTACAAGATTGGTTCCTGTTAGTATCAGCCGAGACTTGCTCCATTTGGTTCTTGCTGTTTCATATGCCAAAGAACAAGATCAAATAATTTCCAG TAATGTTGCTGGATTCATCTATGTAACCGACATAGACTTACACAG GAAAAAGATAACATACCTTGCACCATGTGCTGGAGAACTTCCGAGCAAAAACCTAATTGTGGCAACCTTAACATGGATCGAAAACTGA